The sequence below is a genomic window from Actinomycetota bacterium.
GAGGTCTTGTTGGAGACCGCGGGCGAAGGGGATATATTCTTCGAGGCCGAAGGCTATCCCGGCCCCCTGGCCGTTGTTCCGAAGAGTGACGCGGGGGAGGAGACTATTTACCTAGCGGCCGCCCTCACGGCAAAATACGGCAAAGCGAAAGCGGCCGGCGAAGTCGATGTCGCCACTTGGGTACATGGCTCGGGAGAGAAGCGCCTTATCCACATCGTCGACCCGGCGAACGCCGTCGAGGTGACCCCGGCGCAAGGCGATGAATTGGCCAAGGTCGCTAGGGGAAAGAATTCGTAAGGGTCGCGGCGTTCGACGGCCGGCATCGGCGCCGTGGCTATAGCGGCACCGAAGTGTTAACAAGCGGTTGAAACTGCGCTAGACTAAGGTGTAGTTCGCTTAAAAGATAGACAGCTAGAGCTGACCGAGGAGGCATGCGATGATTGAGAAGAAAGCCGACATAGGCGTATTCGGCGGGTCCGGGTTTTACGCGTTTCTCGAAAACGTCGAGGAGCTGGCGATCGAGACACCGTACGGCGCGCCGAGCGACAAGGTCGCTATCGGCAATATCGGCGGAAAAAACGTGGCGTTTATGGCGCGCCATGGACGAAACCACCAGTTGCCGCCGCATATGATAAATTATAGGGCGAATCTTTACGCGATGAAGTCGCTCGGCGTCGAGCGCATCATCGGGCCGTGCGCGAGCGGAAGCTTGCAGCCCGAGATACGACCGGGCATGTTCGTCATCTGCGACCAGTTCATCGACAGGACGAGCGCCCGCCGGGACACCTTCTATGACGGCCCGATATCGACGCACGTCAGCGCGGCCGACCCTTATTGCGAGACGATGCGCGATGCCGCGTACGGCATAGCTAGAGAGCGGGGAATACCTGTCGTCAACGGCGGCACGGTCGTCGTCATCCAGGGCCCGCGCTTCAGTACGCGCGCGGAGAGCAAGTGGTTCTCGTCGAACGGTTGGGAAGTAATTAATATGACCCAGTACCCCGAGGCATATCTCGCGCGCGAGCTGGAGATGTGCTATCTCAACATCTCGCTCATCACCGACTATGACGTCGGCCTCGAGGGCATGGCGGACGTACCGCCGGTCTCACACGAAGAGGTCGTCAAAGTTTTTACCGAAAACAACGACAAGCTGCGGGACCTCTTGTTCGCGCTCATCCCGAAGCTGCCCGAAGAGCGTGATTGCCTATGCTTCAACGCCTTGGATGGCGCGCGGTTCTAAAGCGCCCTAGTCGAGTGTGCGTCCGACACTACTGTTACGGTTTCAAAATGTTTGAGTCGGCTGTCTTATCGACGCGGTTACCGATATTGAGCATACGGGCTCGATTTGCGCCTAAGATAAGATAAAAGACAGAGAAAGACAGAGAAAGTCGAGTTTTTAGCTAGAATTAGCTTGTATCATTGGTTACAATATACTTTGACTATACAAAAGATTGTAACATCACTAACCGACATGCGGATGCGTGCATGCTCAATAGATGAGCGAGGTGTTGTTATTGAGCGATATACCTGAAGGCGTAATCGAACGACTCTCAACCTATTTGAACTGCTTGATAAAGTTTGAGCAGAACGGAATAGAAACGGTCTCCTCGGAGAGGTTGGGCGAATCGAGCGGTGTCAACCCCGCCGAGATTCGCCGGGATTTCACGTACTTCGGTACGTTCGGGAAGAAAGGTGTCGGCTACGATGTCGACACCATGATAAAGAATATCAAGAGGATACTCGGCTCGGATGAGCCTCACAAGATAGCGCTGGTCGGCGCCGGAAACCTCGGCTCGGCTATCGCGTCGTACGAGGGCCTTTTGCAGCACGGTTTTCACGTCGCGGCCATCTTCGACAACGACCCCAAGAAAATCGGCACCAACATACGGAATCTTGAGGTTTTCAATATCAAAGACCTGTCGCGGATTCTTCGCAGCGCCGGCATCGCGATAGGCATCATCGCGGTACCGCCCGCCGCGGCGCAGCCCGTCGCCGACCTCCTTGTCGAGGGCAATATCTCGGTCATCTTAAACTACACGCCGGCGCTTATCAGAGTGCCGCCCGGTGTGCAGTTGCACAACACCGACCCCGCGCAGCAGCTTCTGCACACTCTCTACTACTTGTCGGCCAACGAGAAGGGTCTTACCAGGAGAAAGCGCTCGTCTGTAACGGGCCCAAAGCGGCGGAGGAAAACATAAAATGTTGTTGTCCGCCGCATTTAAGTGTATGATTCAGGTATCTCGGTGGAGCGGGGGCGAAGATTTAGCACGAACCGCTTTTTCAACTCCATCGACGTGAAACAAATAGCTGAGGAGTTGTGATTATATGTTTCCATTAGCACAGAGCCTGGTCATGCCTGCGATAATAAATTTCTTGCCGGGTCCCAGCGAATTGATCATTATTTTGATCATCGTCTTGATAATCTTCGGGCCGAAAAAGTTACCGGAGATGGGCCGCGCAATCGGGCAGAGCATAAGAGAGCTGAAGAAAGCTACCGACAACAAGGACGAAGCTAAAGACGAAAATAAAGACGCGCCCAAAGACGAAGCTAAAGACGAGGCTAAAGACGAGACCGTAATCAAATAGCGGGCGCTCGCGCTTTGCCGACAACGATGTTGCGGTTATCGGTGACGTCCGCTAGCTATTATAGAGAAGGCTCGTATGCTTAGCATGCTATTAATCGGATACAAGAGAGGCGATTGCGCCTCTTCTATTTATTTAGCAACGCCTTAGGCAAACCCTCGGAGATCCCAAGACCAAAACCCCTGCTCCCACATGTTCTTTCGCATCGGCCTCGCGTTATGAGTTCTGTTTAGGCTTGGTCGGATTGGGTAAAGAGGGGACGCAAGTCGAAGTGAGTTCCGCCAACCGGGATCATAGTTCTCGATGCGGTTTGATTTGACGCGCATGACTTTACGATGTGAGTGGGAGATAGCACCTGGTAGTTGGTGCAGGTCGCAACAGCGCGACTAAGCATCGGAAGCGCTTGAGTGTGTTGTTTTTGCGCTTGCTCGGTGATCAAACAATATGGCGAAAGGCGGAAAATCCTGGTGGGAAAGATAGCTCTATCAGTCAGCGAAGTAGCATTAAAGCTCAAGCAGGTCGCCGAGCCCGCGCTGGACGCTTGGTCGAAATCGCTTAACGGCGCTGTCAGCGACGACTTGTTCGAGTTCTTCAAGCAAAGAATTCGCTTTGCGGTTAGCCGGCTCGATGATGGGATAACCGCCGAGCTAGTCAAATGCGATATGTCGCCGGCGGACGACGTAGTGGCGCCACAGGTACTTCTGCTAGACCGCCATGAGTACCAGGCCATTAAGGAAGAGCTTGCGAAAGCATTTCAAGCGCAGGTCAAGTGCCTGGATTTTGATACGAGCGAGGAAGAGCTTGCGGAGTACCAGGTAAAGTTGCTCATCCACGTACTCGAGGATTCGATAGCCGTCAGTTTTTTGTCGGCGCTCTTCAACGTCGCCGACCGCTTAGAGCGCGAAAAAGCCCTGATTAGAAAAGCCTTAGGCGATGTGACCGAGACGCTCGAGAGAGACCGCCAAAGGCTCGCGTTCGACCTTCACGACGGCCCGGCGCAAGCCCTTTCGAGTGCTCTTCTCCAGGCGGATATGCTGGATGAGATGCTCTCATCGAAAGAAGCGCACGCCGAACTCGCATCGCTTAAGTCTATTATCAACCAGTGCTTGCATGAACTGCGCACATCCATCTATTCTCTGAAGCCCCAATGCATGTCGCAGAAAGGTCTGATGGCTATCGTTAAAGGCTATGCTAAGCAGTTCTCCGCGAGAACCGGCATCGATGTCGCGGTGGTAGTTGAAAGTACGGAGCGGGCGGTCCCCGAGGTCGTGGAGGTCAACGTCTTCAGGGTCGTCCAGGAGGCCTTGAACAACGTTGCCAAACACGCGCGGGCATCGCGTGTCACTATCACGATGGGGTTTAGTAAGACACATGTGAGTTGCCGCGTCGAGGACAACGGCATCGGTTTTGACGGTAAGGGGCCGACTAGCCGGGCGAGGGGGCTCTACGGATATGGTCTGACCAGCATGCGCGATAGGGTCGGACAGTTTCTCGGCGAGTTCGATATCGAAAGCCGGCGCGGAGCGGGCACGCGCGTCGTGTTTAGAATACCGTTGACTTGAAAACAAAGAGTGCTGTCGGGTCAACCAATGGGCGGTAGTCTCAAGCTTGACGACCCGAAACTAAATCGTATGTATCCACTAATATGGGAGGAAAACACGGTATGGGTCAACTCAAAGTCATGATCGTCGAGGACCATCCCCTTATGCAGGCGGGCATCAGAAAAGCGCTGGAGAGGTGCGATGATATGCAGGTGGTCGGTGAGGCGTCGACAGGAAAGCGGGCGGCTGAGATAGCCGACAATGTCGACCCCGACATCATCATCATGGATGTTAAGCTTCCCGACAGCGATGGTATTACCACGATGCAGGCGATAAAGACCCGGTGTAAGAGCGCCAAAGTCTTGATGTTCTCGGGTTTTGACGATGAGCATTATGTCGTCCGGGCGCTGGAAAGCGGCGCCAACGGGTATCTGCTAAAAAATATCGGAGGAAATGAGTTAGCCGACGCCGTGCGGCAGACGGCCAATGGCCTTAACCCGATATCTCCGCAGCTAACCGGTAAGGTCATCCCGATGGCCAGACAGAAGAGCCAGATTTGCGAGCGCTTGACCCCGCGTGAAAAAGAGGTTTGGCAACTTCTCTCCAACGGTGCTTCCAATGCTGAAATCAGCAAAAAACTCTACGTCTCAGAGAGCACGGTAAAATTCCACATCCGCAACATCTTCCACAAACTCGGCGTCAAAAACCGGGTCGAAGCGGCGCGAGTCGCATTCCATTCGATTGTCGCATCTTAAGACGCCAGGGTATTGCGGTATATGCGTAACGCAGCCCTGTTAGCGTAAAACCCCTGTCTAACTGCTAAAACAAGCACCTATATCCCTAAAGTGCATTTACCGACCCCCCGGCCAAGCGTATGCGAAAGTATAAAATCCCAAAAATATTTTTGGCCAGGTTTCTTAGCGCCTGATGTGCTGGAACTAGTCGATAGGTTAGTTGAAGACTGACCCTAAGTTAGGTATTGGGAAGCCTACTTTTTGGAATATAAGCGTTGAATCGTGAGCAAGGGGTGAGCGAGGGCGCACAGGAATATCACGCGCACCCCGGAATGCGCCGGTCATATTTGACGATTAATTAAGCTTTTATGGATAGAGGGGGAACGTATTATGAAAGCGACTAGGAAATTCTTCGGGCTCGGGATTATGGTCTATTTAGTTTTAGCGTCAGTGGCTTTGTTAGGCATGCTCGGAAGCGCGCTTGCCGGTGGCTCACAGTCGCTTGTGCTGGAAAACGCGGAAGGCGAGTCACTCACAGTGGGTAGCGTGAGCGCTGAGACGAATGGGACGAATATTATAATAAACATCGTCACTGAAGCCGGGTATCCAATTGCCGATAAGAATACGGGCACTTTCCTGACATTCAGAGGCAATCCGGGTGGAATTCAACGGGCGATGTCAGTCGGAAGACCCGCGGACACTCAGTACCTTACTTATAAATCCAGTCATCGCCATACCTACGCCATCCCGCTGTCGGAGATAAAAAACGATGGCGTAGCGATTTGGGTCTCCGCCGATGTCATTGTCGACGGTCGCATAACCGGTACAAGAAAAGCTTATATCACTATCGTCTTTGAGATACCACCGACCACCACAACAACAGCGCCGACAACAACCATATCGACCATTCCGACCACAACATCTACAATCCCGACCACAACATCAACGACGAAGACGACACAGCCTCCGGGCACGACCACCACGACCCGCGGTGTAGGAAATGGCGCCGTGACAACGACTACTGCCGGGGTTGGCAACGGCGTAATCACGACCACGACCACGGCGCCCGGTGTTACCGCTACGACCGTCGCGGGCGTGACGACTACCACGATTAAGCCGGTTGAGACAACCGTTCTGACAAAGGTGGCGAGAGCAAAGGTGACCAGAGAAGCCTTACCGTTCACCGGCACACAATCCAACTCGTACCTCGGGGGGCTATTGCTGATGTTGACGGGCGCCGGGTTATTCCTGGGGTCGCTTAAGAGATCGAACGGGTAGCGGCAGGGAGTCGGGAGGCGGTTAAAAGGTTGACGGGGGCTGATCGCGCCCGCGACGACGGCAACATAGCCAAGCCATCAATAGTACACAGACATAATACTAACCATAAGGACAGCTCGATACTAGACCAAAGAGGGAAGCAGTTCCGGGGCAAGCGCGATACGATTGTATTAACAGAGATTCTTCAAGCAAGCAGCGCGATTTCAAAATGATTTAAGCAGGTTATGCAGGCAGAGTATGCGAGACATGGGACTTGGGGCTATGAGCATCTGTTTAACACAAGAAAGTCACGCAAAACTCCATACGGTTCGCGCCCTCGTCGTCGATGAAGACGCGGTCTACCAGAACCTGCTCTGTAAGTTACTCGTTACGAACGGCATGCAGGTAGTAGGCAGGGTGTCGCACCTGGACGAGGCGGTCGGTATGTACAAGGACGCCGCTCCCGATGTGGTGCTCGCGGATTTAAGTTCCGATGTCGAGTCGCGCGTCACCCGGTTGTTTAAGATCAAAGAGATTGACCCCCTCGCCAAGATAGTGGTCTTCTCCATATTGAGCTTCTTCGGTGATGAGGCGCAGGGCGGGGACGGGCTGATCGACGCCCATATTATGAAGGGCTCAGCGGCGAGGGATATCGTGGGCACGATACAAAACGTGGTAGTCGGCGAGAAAACATAGCATAGACAACGGTTTTACTCGAGAGTGAAGCTAAAATACAGAGCTGATTCTTTGATGAAAGGAGGTGAAATATTATGAAAAAATTACTAGTTTTGCTGCTTGCCTTGGCCGTGCTCATGAGCTTAAGCGGCGCCGCGTTCGCCGAAGGTTCTTGGAGATGGAAGAGCGGCTCCATGGTCAACGGGGATATCTATAAGTCCATTCTCTTTAAGAACGAGGCGAAGACGAGAACCGGTGATGCGACGGCTATGGCGAATGGCAGCGCGACCGGCGTTGACTCTTGTTCCAGTGCGACAGCGTTAGACGACAAGTCGACGGCTCTAAACGACAGCAAGAGAAGCGTGACCAATACCGGTAAGGCCGATGCCGTGACCGCACCGGCGGATGCCTTAAACCAGGTGAACAACTCCGAGACGGAGACGATCACCGAGCAGGCCGAGACCCATTCCGATTGCTCTAAGGTTATGGAGATGACGACCTGCGGCGACGGCATGGCCCATGTCGACTCTAATCGCGACCACAGGTGCGACAAGTGTGGTTGCGAGTGCTGCCCGGCGGCGGTAATAGGCGACATCTGCATCGATGTCACCTACAAGAACAAGGCGGACGCTAGGACCGGTGACGCGACAGCTATAGGTAACACGTCGATGACGATGGTCGATTCTTCCTCAAAGTCGCTTGCCACAGGCGGCGGCACGGCCAACAACAACGACAGCACGGTTGTCTCCAATTCAGGCGATGCGGACGCGACGAGCGGGCCGGCAATATCGACAAACCTGGCAAACAACAACGTTACGATCGATATCTTCAGAGGCGCGATGTCTACCAAGACATGCGATGTGGTCATGAGCTTTCTGGCCAAGTAGTGCAACCGAGCAGGGAGGGCTTTAGCCCTCCCTGCCCCAATTTACACGATCCTAGTTTATGCCTCGATGAAAGGGGGTGGACCGATGTTTAAAAGAAAATTATTAGCCTGTTTCTTGACGCTCTCGCTCATTGCGGGCGCGCTGGGCGGGCCGGCCATGGCCAATGCCGTGGAGAGTACGCCTACCGGTGGAGTCGTATACAGCGCACAGCCGGTGGGTGAGCCGGAGCCGATAAGCAATCCCCCGGCCGGTTCGAGCACCGGCGGGTATCTTTATGTGCCCGGGCCATTGATAGGTATGCGCCCGGCGCCGAGCGCCCCATGTACAACCGATGGGGTTCTTCTCGATATCGGCAGCGAGGTCGATATTCTCGTCGAGAACCAGGCATCCGCTAAAACAGGGACAGGCACGGCGGCCGGCTCAAATGTCGACAACAGCACGTCCGGCACATCCAAAGCGGTGGCCCTAAACGATGCCGGTCAGGAGGTCTCGCCGAGCACGACAGGCGCATTGGCCGACAATAGCGTCGTTAAAGCGATAGCCAATACCGGAACCGCGACCGCCGTTACAGGTTTGGCGCAAGCCAGTAACACTTCACAGGATAATACGGCCACAGTCGCGCCGAAAACGGCGGTCGGCGTCGATGTTTTGGGCAAAATCGTCGATTCGGCGGTCGTCGTCAAGATACTGTATAAATACTGGGCAGGTATCACGGGCCTGGCCGATGCGACGACCGGAAACGGCGGAGCCGGCGGGCTCGAGGCCTCAAACTCGATAAACAGCGACGACAAAGCCGTGGCCAAAGGTGATGCCGCTTCCGTAAACGGCGGCGGTTCGTACGACGGCAGCGCCCTCGCCATCAACGAGTCGGATAATGTCATCGGAAATGACGGCTCAGCGCTGGCGGCATCCGGGAAAGCGAACGCCGACAACACAATGCTCGGAAACGATATCTATGTCGCACCCGCCATCGACACGCTGATACGATTCTGCGGCGATATCATCCGGTCGAACGTGACCATCGAGTTGCTCTATAATTTTATGGCTACGATTGCCGGCCAGGCCGTGGCGCGGAGCGGCGACGCGAACGCCATCGGCGCGGATGTCGTCAATATGATAGATAATTTTAGCAGTTCGAAAGCGGTCGGCGATGCTCCCGCGGTCGCGGGTGCCGGCGGCTACTCCGACGGCAGCGCGATGGCGGTTAACGATACGAGCAACGGCATCGACAACAAGGGTGAAGCAG
It includes:
- a CDS encoding S-methyl-5'-thioadenosine phosphorylase; the protein is MEKKADIGVFGGSGFYAFLENVEELAIETPYGAPSDKVAIGNIGGKNVAFMARHGRNHQLPPHMINYRANLYAMKSLGVERIIGPCASGSLQPEIRPGMFVICDQFIDRTSARRDTFYDGPISTHVSAADPYCETMRDAAYGIARERGIPVVNGGTVVVIQGPRFSTRAESKWFSSNGWEVINMTQYPEAYLARELEMCYLNISLITDYDVGLEGMADVPPVSHEEVVKVFTENNDKLRDLLFALIPKLPEERDCLCFNALDGARF
- a CDS encoding redox-sensing transcriptional repressor Rex — protein: MSDIPEGVIERLSTYLNCLIKFEQNGIETVSSERLGESSGVNPAEIRRDFTYFGTFGKKGVGYDVDTMIKNIKRILGSDEPHKIALVGAGNLGSAIASYEGLLQHGFHVAAIFDNDPKKIGTNIRNLEVFNIKDLSRILRSAGIAIGIIAVPPAAAQPVADLLVEGNISVILNYTPALIRVPPGVQLHNTDPAQQLLHTLYYLSANEKGLTRRKRSSVTGPKRRRKT
- the tatA gene encoding twin-arginine translocase TatA/TatE family subunit yields the protein MPGPSELIIILIIVLIIFGPKKLPEMGRAIGQSIRELKKATDNKDEAKDENKDAPKDEAKDEAKDETVIK
- a CDS encoding sensor histidine kinase, with amino-acid sequence MGKIALSVSEVALKLKQVAEPALDAWSKSLNGAVSDDLFEFFKQRIRFAVSRLDDGITAELVKCDMSPADDVVAPQVLLLDRHEYQAIKEELAKAFQAQVKCLDFDTSEEELAEYQVKLLIHVLEDSIAVSFLSALFNVADRLEREKALIRKALGDVTETLERDRQRLAFDLHDGPAQALSSALLQADMLDEMLSSKEAHAELASLKSIINQCLHELRTSIYSLKPQCMSQKGLMAIVKGYAKQFSARTGIDVAVVVESTERAVPEVVEVNVFRVVQEALNNVAKHARASRVTITMGFSKTHVSCRVEDNGIGFDGKGPTSRARGLYGYGLTSMRDRVGQFLGEFDIESRRGAGTRVVFRIPLT
- a CDS encoding response regulator transcription factor, with product MGQLKVMIVEDHPLMQAGIRKALERCDDMQVVGEASTGKRAAEIADNVDPDIIIMDVKLPDSDGITTMQAIKTRCKSAKVLMFSGFDDEHYVVRALESGANGYLLKNIGGNELADAVRQTANGLNPISPQLTGKVIPMARQKSQICERLTPREKEVWQLLSNGASNAEISKKLYVSESTVKFHIRNIFHKLGVKNRVEAARVAFHSIVAS
- a CDS encoding IPTL-CTERM sorting domain-containing protein gives rise to the protein MLWSEWSIWLLSALLLWWSVVSQRR